Proteins found in one Pristiophorus japonicus isolate sPriJap1 unplaced genomic scaffold, sPriJap1.hap1 HAP1_SCAFFOLD_425, whole genome shotgun sequence genomic segment:
- the LOC139251231 gene encoding uncharacterized protein: protein MAGELGHVICASCTMWELRDTSSVPDDYVCGKCISLQLLTDRVAELELKVDSLWSIHDAENDVSSMYSELVLPQVKSPQPAREWKTSRKSSARKVVQGSHAVIPLQNRYTDLSTVEGDDSSGEGSSSQVHGTVAGSAAQEGRKKSGRAIGDSIGRGIDRRFCGHNRDSRIVCCLPGARIKDVSEQVQDILKREGEQPVVVVHIGTNDIGKKKRDEVLRDEFKELGAKLKSRTSKVVISGLLPMPRASHSRNRRIAQMNTWFEQWCSREGFKFLGHWNRFCGRWDQYKLDGLHLGRTGTNVRGGVFASAVGEELN from the coding sequence atggcaggagagctcggtcacgtgatatgtgcctcctgtaccatgtgggaactcagagacacttccagtgtccctgacgactacgtgtgtgggaagtgtatcagcctccagctcctgactgaccgcgttgcggaattggagctgaaggtggattcactctggagcatccacgatgctgagaatgacgtgagtagcatgtatagcgagctggtcttaccacaggtgaagagtccacagccagctagggaatggaagaccagcaggaagagcagtgcaaggaaggtagtgcaggggtcccatgcggtcatccccctgcaaaacagatacaccgatttgagtactgttgagggggatgactcatcaggggagggcagcagcagccaagttcatggcaccgtggctggctctgctgcacaggagggcaggaaaaagagtgggagagcgataggtgattctattggaaggggaatagataggcgtttctgcggccacaaccgagactccaggattgtatgttgcctccctggtgcaaggatcaaggatgtctcggagcaggtgcaggacattctaaaaagggagggagaacagccagttgtcgtggtgcacattggtaccaacgacataggtaaaaaaaaaagggatgaggtcctacgagacgaatttaaggagctaggagctaaattaaaaagtaggacctcaaaagtagtaatctcgggattgctaccaatgccacgtgctagtcatagtaggaatcgcaggatagcgcagatgaatacatggtttgagcagtggtgcagcagggagggattcaaattcctggggcattggaacaggttctgcgggaggtgggatcagtacaaactggacggtctgcacctgggcaggaccggaaccaatgtccgagggggagtgtttgctagtgctgttggggaggagttaaactaa